The Mycolicibacterium mucogenicum DSM 44124 genomic sequence CCGGCGGCAGCTGATCGGCGCCGGGCATCTCCTGCGCGGTCTCGTAGATGTTGCGGCCGTACTCGACGAGGGCGCCCTGCAGCGTCGTCCGCAGCTTCTCGTCGGTGCGCGCCGCGACCATCAGCTCGTACATCACCGCATTGGTCGCGTTGCCGCTGATGTCACGCAGCGCGATCAATGCGCCTTCCAGAGCCGGCCGGTCCGAAGGGATTTCGGCGATCTGCTTGCTGAACTGCTCCAGCTGACGGCGCATGACCTCCAGCGCCGTGGCGGCCATGAAGTCGCCCATGGTGGCGAAATGCTTGAACAGCGCGCCGTCGGAGACCTCGGCCCGACGCGCGATCACCGCCGCCGAGGCGCGGGCATAGCCGACCTCGACGATGGTGGCGATCGCGGCGTCGAGAAGCCGGGCCCGCGTCTCTTCGCGGCGTTGCTGTTGGGTTCTGGCCATGTCAGACCGCTTGCGCCACCGGCAGTTTCGCGCCACGCGCCGGCAGGTAGTGGCCGGACTTCACCGTGTCGCCGTAGCCCTCGACGAATTCACCGTCGCGGAACACCACCTGACCACCCACACCGGTCGCCACCACGGCGGCGTCGCTGCGGTTGACCATGCGGCTCAGGCCACCGTAGAACTCGACCGAATCCTCGTGGTACGCCTCGAGTCCGGCGTCGAGGCCGGCGGGGTCGATCACCACGAAATCGGCGCGCTCACCCTGACGCAGCGTGCCGGCCTCCAGGCCGAACCAGTCGGCGACCTCACCGGTGAGCCGGTGCACGGCGTGCTCGGTGGTCATGAACGGGCGGCCGGCCTTGTCGGCGTCCTGCACGCGGCGCAGCATCCGCAGCGCGTAGTTGTAGAACGCCATATTGCGAAGGTGCGCACCGGCATCCGAGAAGCCCATGTGCACGGACGGTTCGACGGCCAGCTTGTCGAGCTGCTTGGGACGGTGGTTGGCCACGATGGTTGTCCAGCGCGTGTTGCGCTCGCCGTGCTCGACGAGGACGTCGAGGAAGGCATCGAGCGGGTGGCTGCCGCGCTCGTCGGCGATCTGGCCAAAGCTCTTGCCGATCAACGACTTGTCGGGGCACTCGACGATGGTCGAGTCGTGGAAGTCACGGTGCCACAGCGTCGGGCCCAGCACCTTCTTGTCGAACGACTTGCGGAACCGGCGCCGGTACTCCGGGTCGGCCATCAGCTTGTTGCGCTCCAGCTGGTCGCGCAGATGCAGCGCGGCGGTGCCCGCACCGAACTCCTCGAAAACCGGGAGATCGATTCCGTCCGAATACAATTCGAACGGCACCGGCAGGTGCTGGAAGCGGACCTTAGAGTTCAGGACCTTGTTGGCCAGGCGCGTCACCGGGCCCAGCAGGTACACCGCGCCAGGCGACGACTTGGCGTCGGCGGCCACCAGCAGACTCATGCGCACGCCGGCACGACGACCGAACCAGCCGCTGCTCTCGAGGAAGAAGTTCAGTGCCTCTTGCAGTTTCGCGACGTTGGGCGCGCTCTGCAGGATGCGGCCGCGCTTGCGCAGCACCTTGATCAGGCGGCGGCGCTCACGCCACGTGGCGAAGGTCGACGGCAGCGCGCGGGACCGGAAGCGGTCACCGTCGAGCTTGTCGATCGCGGCGTCCATACCGGACATGCCGAGCATGCCGGCGTCCAGGGCGGCCTCGAGCCGCGACGCCATGGTCTCGAGCTCGGCGTTGGTCGGGGTGACGTTCGGGGTCGTCGCGCGGTCCAGACCCAGCACCGAGGTGCGCAGGTCGGAGTGGCCCAGCAGCGAGCTGACGTTCGGGCCCAGCGGCAGGGCCTCGAGCGCCTGCACGTACTCGGCGGGTCCGGACCACGACCGGTTCTCCTCGAGCGCGCCGACGACGAACTTGCGCGGCACCGCCTCGACGCGGCTGAACAGGTCGGCGGCGTCGTCGTTCTCGGCGTAGACCGTCGACAGCGAGCACATGCCCAGCAGCACGGTCGTCACGCCATGGCGGACGGACTCCCGCAGGCCCGGATCGAGCAGCACCTCGGCGTCGTAGTGGGTGTGGACGTCGATGAAGCCCGGCGTCACCCACTTGCCCTTGGCGTCGATGACGTCGGGGCAGCCCGTCTCATCGAGCGGCTGTGCCGACACCGTCGCGACGACGCCGTCGCGGATACCCAGATTGCGCAATTGCGGCGTGCGGCCGGTGCCGTCGAACCACAGGCCGTCTTTGACGATCACGTCGTAGGTCATGACGTGAGACTAGGACAGAAAGTGAGTGCTTACAATCTTTTTCTGTGTAATCGCAGGTCAGGGACGGAAGAAGTTCACCGTCCGGGCCACGCCCTCAGCCAGCGCGACCTTGGGGCTCCACCCCAGCACCTGCTGCGCACGGGTGTAGTCGAGGCGGGATTTGCGCAGGTCACCGAGGCGCGGCGGGTGCATCTCCGGGGCGTCTGGCACGCCGACGGCCGCGGCGATCGCGGTGTGCAGCTGCGCCGTCGACGTCTCGACGCCAGTGCCGACGTTGAACCGCTGCCCACCGCCGGCTTCGCCGCCGGCTCGCACGAAGGCGTCGACGACGTCGTCGACGAACACGTAGTCGCGGGTGTCGGTGCCGTCACCGAAGATCTTGGTGGGCCGCCCGGCCAGCAGCGCCTGGCTGAAGATCGCGACCACACCGGCTTCGCCGTGCGGGTCCTGGCGCGGGCCGTAGACGTTGGCGGGCGCGATGTGCGAGCA encodes the following:
- a CDS encoding N-acyl-D-amino-acid deacylase family protein, with product MTYDVIVKDGLWFDGTGRTPQLRNLGIRDGVVATVSAQPLDETGCPDVIDAKGKWVTPGFIDVHTHYDAEVLLDPGLRESVRHGVTTVLLGMCSLSTVYAENDDAADLFSRVEAVPRKFVVGALEENRSWSGPAEYVQALEALPLGPNVSSLLGHSDLRTSVLGLDRATTPNVTPTNAELETMASRLEAALDAGMLGMSGMDAAIDKLDGDRFRSRALPSTFATWRERRRLIKVLRKRGRILQSAPNVAKLQEALNFFLESSGWFGRRAGVRMSLLVAADAKSSPGAVYLLGPVTRLANKVLNSKVRFQHLPVPFELYSDGIDLPVFEEFGAGTAALHLRDQLERNKLMADPEYRRRFRKSFDKKVLGPTLWHRDFHDSTIVECPDKSLIGKSFGQIADERGSHPLDAFLDVLVEHGERNTRWTTIVANHRPKQLDKLAVEPSVHMGFSDAGAHLRNMAFYNYALRMLRRVQDADKAGRPFMTTEHAVHRLTGEVADWFGLEAGTLRQGERADFVVIDPAGLDAGLEAYHEDSVEFYGGLSRMVNRSDAAVVATGVGGQVVFRDGEFVEGYGDTVKSGHYLPARGAKLPVAQAV
- a CDS encoding TetR/AcrR family transcriptional regulator encodes the protein MARTQQQRREETRARLLDAAIATIVEVGYARASAAVIARRAEVSDGALFKHFATMGDFMAATALEVMRRQLEQFSKQIAEIPSDRPALEGALIALRDISGNATNAVMYELMVAARTDEKLRTTLQGALVEYGRNIYETAQEMPGADQLPPELLMLIVAVMVNTFDGAALIRAVLPQPELEDGRIQLLATMLGSLGVQT